The Puntigrus tetrazona isolate hp1 chromosome 16, ASM1883169v1, whole genome shotgun sequence genome includes a region encoding these proteins:
- the tpi1b gene encoding triosephosphate isomerase B, with the protein MTGRKFFVGGNWKLNGDKKSIEELANTLNNAKLNPDAEVVCGAPSIYLDYARSKLNPNIDVAAQNCYKVAKGAFTGEISPAMIKDCGVKWVILGHSERRHVFGESDELIGQKVAHALESGLGVIACIGEKLDEREAGITEKVVFAQTKFIADNVKDWSKVVLAYEPVWAIGTGKTASPQQAQEVHDKLRQWVKANVSEAVANSLRIIYGGSVTGGTCKELASQKDVDGFLVGGASLKPEFIDIINAKA; encoded by the exons ATGACCGGCAGGAAGTTTTTCGTGGGTGGCAACTGGAAACTGAACGGCGACAAAAAGAGCATCGAAGAGCTCGCCAATACATTGAATAACGCCAAGCTCAACCCAGACGCCG aGGTGGTGTGTGGTGCTCCATCCATCTACCTCGACTACGCCAGGTCCAAGCTGAACCCTAACATTGATGTGGCGGCACAGAACTGCTACAAGGTTGCAAAGGGAGCCTTTACCGGAGAGATCAG CCCTGCGATGATTAAGGACTGTGGAGTAAAATGGGTTATTCTGGGACACTCCGAGAGACGCCATGTGTTTGGAGAGAGTGATGAG TTGATTGGGCAGAAGGTGGCTCATGCTCTTGAGAGCGGTTTGGGTGTGATCGCCTGCATCGGTGAGAAGCTGGATGAGAGAGAGGCCGGGATTACTGAGAAGGTTGTTTTTGCACAGACCAAGTTCATCGCAG ATAACGTGAAGGATTGGAGCAAAGTGGTCCTTGCTTACGAGCCTGTGTGGGCCATTGGCACCGGCAAAACTGCATCACCCCAGCAG GCTCAGGAGGTGCATGACAAGCTCAGGCAGTGGGTGAAAGCCAATGTCTCAGAGGCTGTGGCCAACTCCCTCAGGATCATTTATGGAG GATCCGTCACTGGAGGGACCTGCAAGGAACTAGCTTCTCAGAAAGATGTGGACGGCTTCTTGGTGGGCGGCGCTTCCTTGAAACCAGAGTTTATCGACATTATTAACgcaaaagcataa